The Vibrio cyclitrophicus sequence AAGTTCAGGGTTATTCTCTAATAGAGATGGTTAATTGTACTGCCAATTATTTCAAGCACCGAGATGAGTGGAGCGATACTTGGCCTGATAATTACACTACACGTGTTCTAACAGCATTCTCAATGGACTGTGAATTTCTGATAAATGAATTTCAGGGGTTAATTGACTCAGAATATGGTTATAAAACACTTTCCGACTTAGTTTCAGAGTGGAGAAATGATCTAATTGATCAATCGAAAAATGAAAGCTAACAAGGCGTCAACTAAATTGAGGCAATTATGAAGTACTTTAGTGATCAAGAAAGAGGTACAACGCCTCGAACAAACAATGAGATCCCGCACAATGTTTGGTGTGGGCTCGTTGCTTTAATTCAAAAGCTAATCAATACGGGATATTTTGGAGAAAATTTTCCAGAGCTTTGCCTTGATGGACAAGGGTGCTGTGGTACTGATGAGACAGGGTTCACCTTTGCTCTAAAAGCTGAAATATTGGGAATTGAATACCCACTTGTTACAGAAAAAGACGAAAATCCTGATGGTTGGTCGCATAAAAAAATCCCGTTTGTTCCTAACTATTTGGACGCACTAGATTTAGTACAGTTTTGCTACGCAAATGTATCTAAGCCTACACAAGGAAGTTATCATTCGTACTATAGGCATCACCATATAGATTCGTTTGATCGTACAACTGGACGAGCCGATTTCTTAGAGAAGGTTAATACCATTTTTACTCGAAATGGTTTGGCTTATGAGCTACTAGCTGACGGCCAAATTAAAAGGGTTATGAGTGGGGCTCTAAGTTCTGTTATTCAACAAGCACCGAAAACATCTGAGCAGGAGCTAAATGACCTACTTGAGCATGCAAATAGAAAAATTTGTAATACTGACGTACGAGTTAGGTATGAAGCTTTAAAAGAGCTTTGGGACGCTTTTGAACGCATAAAGACAGTCGCTGAACCAGAGAAAAGAAAAAAGCAATCATTGGCCACCTTACTAGACAACTGTTCATCTGACTCTGATTTTCGAGCAGAACTAGAAGCAGAAGCTAAGGCTTTGACAAATATAGGAAACGCATTCTTCATTCGTCACTCAGAGATAAGCCAGATTAAACTTACTGATAGCAGTCATATTGAATATCTCTTTCATCGACTTACAAGTTTAATGTTGTTGTTGGCTAAAAATCTAGAGTAGATCAGGGCAGTCTAAGTAAGCACAGTAAGGAGAGGGCTACCCGCTAGCTGTTGAGCTAGCGAGCGGGTTTACCTTACCAACCCTATAAGCGTGACAGAAATCCTGTCGCACTCAATGCACACACAAAAGCTGTAACGGGTTCAAAGCTTGCAACCAAAATTACAAACAATCCCCCAAAAGCAGTGATGAGCTTTGGTAAGGATGCTGAACCCGCATTATCTCGTTTCACCATAGGCTACTCCTCAAATACGTTCCTCTCAGTCTCATGAAGAGTCAGGAAGAGGAGTTCAGACTTTGCCATCTATTTTGTTTACGAGCAGTCGCAATGGTGATGGCAACCTGACTGCACTGATTTGCACATTATATAAATCAGTTGATTGCAGTCAATCAAAAGCCGAACTTCTTGTGAGTGAAAATTTTCAATACGTGAGCTAATACATAAATAGCGAATCTAGTAATCCTTTTAACCATTTATCCCCAATAAAGAGGCTACTACTTTACTTTACGTATATGTTGATTCTTACGAGTCAACGGTGGAAGTTCTATGAGTTCTTCCGTTCACTGAGAATATAAATTATCAGTGTTATTAGCAGAAGGTTTTCTGTAGGTAGCTCGGCTAAAACCTTTATCAAATCAATCATAAGTTACCTTTGTCGGTTGTGGGTCGATTTAGGTAAATTAAAACTTATTAGAGGGGAGGTTAGGCAAGTGGGGTTACCTGTTAAAAGGCTAGGGGTTACCTAGGTTACCCCTAGTTTTTCTCCTACCTAGATTTGATCATTGAAGCCATTCGCTCTAGCTTTACTTGACTCAACCCCTGAACTTGATCAGAACCATCCTTGTGGGTGATCCCTCTCTGTTTGCTTTCTGCTTTCAGCCAGTCTTGTATTACTTTGTTTGTTGGAGGAGTAGCTTCGTTTAAACATAGCTCTTCATAAGCATCAATAGCTATTTGTAATTCAGGCGGGTATGAATTATCTGTGGTTTCTGGAGTCATCGAATCTTCATTAATGAGTAAATCTCTTAATCGTGAAATTTCCTCTTCTGATTCAGAAAGTCTCATCTCTAGTAATTCAACTGACTTGCTTATGCTTTCAGGTTGATAATCCAAACCAATATCTAATCCTTGATATTCAGACCATCTTAAAAATTCTTGCTTTGAAATTATTGTAAGCTCGTAATCCAATACTGCTCGCTGTTTTAGAAACGTTCCATTGTTGTAACTTTTAGAATACCTTTCACCGAACTCATCATTACATGATGTCCAAAGCTCTACTGTATGCAATTTAAATCCATGCTGATTTGTTCCTTTTATACAGTCGCTTAATAGTTCAAGGTAGTGATTGTATGAGTACCTCTGTGATGGCATTTCTATTGATGTCGTAGGTTCAATATTCGCAGCTATTTTTGCGGCAGCACTTAAAGTAAAGTTACTTTTTTGGTTGATAACCTTCACATCATAAGCATGGTCTTTTGCGAGAAGTTGAAGTTTTTCGATTGGCTTAGGGTATCCAATTTCTGATGCTATTTTGCAAAGCTGTTCATATGAGAATAATGCTTCATCTTCTACCTCGGTCTTAGTTTTTAGTAGGTAAACATTCCCAATTAATTCCTCGTTATTGCTGTATTTTGTGCCTTTAACCTCAACTACGAAATTAAAAACTGGCATATCCGGATCACAGATCGCATAGCCACTTTCGATTTCCTCTAGGGTAAATTTGGGACCAACGACTTCAGTTTTGTGAACTATAAAATAACCGTCAACATAACTGATTTTGTCACCTTTAAAAATTAGGCCTTTGAAGTATATGTAGGGGTCTAGCATCTCTTCTATATCAGAAAATGGAATCGAAATAGACCTAGCTATTTGCGATGCCGTAAAAAAGTTTGTGTCCTTATCCATACTGTCTTCGTACCTTTACTCAAATTACAAGGCCCCAAATTGGTAGGTGATCAATTTATTTTGGGGCTTTCCCCAAGCCTTAGTAAAACTAGATTTTTGTAATTATCACAGATATTTAGGTGGAATGAAAGGTGTGGCTAGAGACTGTAGATTGCGAAACTCTTTCGTACTTAAGGTGGGGTTGGGTGTCGAAAGTTAGCACACATAAACTAATGTCGCGGTTGGTATTTAGGCGTTCGAATCTAAATGATTTCTGTCCAAAAACGTCACAATCTGAATTTTAACATTTGGCATTTTTTAGCTCGAAAACGCCCCTTTCAAGTTAGAGTAAAAGTTCATTCGAATACTTAAATACAATGAAATTCAGTACTTTTTTATGACATATGTAGAATAATCCCAATTTGGATAATCAAATAGTTGTC is a genomic window containing:
- a CDS encoding stationary phase or STEss regulating sigma factor, whose amino-acid sequence is MKYFSDQERGTTPRTNNEIPHNVWCGLVALIQKLINTGYFGENFPELCLDGQGCCGTDETGFTFALKAEILGIEYPLVTEKDENPDGWSHKKIPFVPNYLDALDLVQFCYANVSKPTQGSYHSYYRHHHIDSFDRTTGRADFLEKVNTIFTRNGLAYELLADGQIKRVMSGALSSVIQQAPKTSEQELNDLLEHANRKICNTDVRVRYEALKELWDAFERIKTVAEPEKRKKQSLATLLDNCSSDSDFRAELEAEAKALTNIGNAFFIRHSEISQIKLTDSSHIEYLFHRLTSLMLLLAKNLE